The Glycine soja cultivar W05 chromosome 3, ASM419377v2, whole genome shotgun sequence genome window below encodes:
- the LOC114406108 gene encoding G-type lectin S-receptor-like serine/threonine-protein kinase At4g27290 translates to MIFILFLMSIIVYILFSPSLIVFIAAETSSITLSQSLSYGKTLVSPSGIFELGFCNLGNPNKIYLGIWYKNIPLQNIVWVANGGNPIKDSFSILKLDSSGNLVLTHNNTVVWSTSSPEKAQNPVAELLDSGNLVIRDENEAKEDTYLWQSFDYPSNTMLSGMKVGWDIKRNLSTCLIAWKSDNDPTQGDLSWGITLHPYPDIYMMKGTKKYHRFGPWNGLRFSGMPLMKPNNPIYHYEFVSNQEVVYYRWSVKQTSSISKVVLNQTTLERQRYVWSGKSWILYEVMPEDNCDHYGVCGANTYCTTSALPICQCLKGFKPKTPEKWNSMDWSEGCIRKHPLSCQDKLNDGFVLVDGLKVPDTKDTFVNETIDLKQCRTKCLNNCSCMAYTNSNISGAGSGCVMWFGDLYDIKLYPVPENGQSLYIRLPASEIESIRHKKSKIIFITSVAATLGVVLAIYFVYKRNIADKPKKNENIERQLEDLDVPLFHLLTITTATNNFSLNNKIGQGGFGPVYKGKLVDGREIAVKRLSSSSGQGITEFTTEVKLIAKLQHRNLVRLLGCCFRGQEKLLVYEYMVNGSLDTFIFDKVKSKLLDWPQRFHIIFGIARGLLYLHQDSQLRIIHRDLKASNVLLDAKLNPKISDFGMARAFGGDQIEGNTNRVVGTYGYMAPEYAVDGLFSIKSDVFSFGILLLEIICGNKNRALCHRNQTLNLVGYAWTLWKEKNALQLIDSSIKDLCAIPEALRCIHVSLLCLQQYPEDRPTMTSVIQMLGSEMELVEPKEPGFFPRRISDEEKFSSNLNHKTSNDELTITSLTGR, encoded by the exons AtgatatttattctttttctgaTGAGTATCATAGTTTATATACTGTTTTCCCCTTCTCTCATAGTTTTCATAGCAGCAGAAACTTCATCCATTACACTATCCCAGTCCCTCAGTTACGGAAAAACCCTAGTTTCCCCAAGTGGAATCTTTGAACTCGGTTTCTGCAATCTTGGAAATCCGAACAAAATCTACCTTGGGATTTGGTACAAGAATATTCCACTTCAAAACATAGTTTGGGTTGCAAACGGTGGCAACCCAATCAAGGATTCTTTTTCCATCTTGAAACTAGACAGTTCTGGCAATTTGGTCCTTACACACAACAACACGGTTGTTTGGAGCACAAGTTCTCCAGAAAAGGCACAGAATCCGGTGGCAGAGCTCTTGGATTCAGGCAATCTTGTGATAAGAGATGAGAATGAAGCCAAGGAAGATACATATCTGTGGCAAAGCTTTGATTACCCATCTAATACAATGCTGTCAGGAATGAAGGTTGGATGGGACATCAAGAGAAATCTTAGTACTTGCCTGATAGCTTGGAAGAGTGATAATGATCCAACCCAAGGAGACTTATCATGGGGTATTACCCTGCACCCCTATCCTGATATCTATATGATGAAGGGAACAAAAAAGTACCATAGATTTGGACCATGGAATGGTTTACGTTTCAGTGGCATGCCACTTATGAAGCCTAATAACCCCATATACCATTACGAGTTTGTCTCCAACCAAGAAGTGGTTTATTACAGATGGAGTGTCAAACAGACTAGTTCAATATCTAAAGTGGTACTTAACCAAACCACACTAGAACGTCAGCGTTATGTATGGTCAGGAAAATCATGGATTTTATATGAAGTGATGCCAGAAGACAACTGTGACCATTATGGAGTCTGTGGAGCCAATACATATTGCACCACTTCTGCGTTACCAATATGTCAATGTTTAAAAGGGTTCAAGCCTAAGACTCCTGAGAAATGGAACTCAATGGACTGGTCTGAAGGATGTATCAGGAAACATCCACTTAGCTGCCAAGATAAGCTCAATGATGGGTTTGTACTTGTGGATGGCTTGAAAGTGCCGGATACTAAAGATACGTTTGTGAATGAGACTATTGATCTAAAACAATGCAGAACCAAGTGCTTGAATAATTGTTCCTGCATGGCATATACCAATTCAAATATAAGTGGGGCAGGCAGTGGCTGTGTTATGTGGTTCGGTGATTTATATGACATCAAACTGTATCCAGTTCCAGAGAATGGGCAGAGTCTATATATAAGGTTGCCTGCGTCAGAAATAG AGTCTATCAGGCACAAGAagtcaaaaataatatttataacctCCGTTGCTGCAACTTTAGGAGTGGTGCTTGCTATTTATTTCGTCTACAAAAGGAACATTGCTG ATAAgccaaagaaaaatgagaacaTTGAAAGACAGCTTGAAGATCTGGATGTGCCATTGTTTCATCTGCTAACAATCACTACTGCCACGAATAATTTCTCGTTGAATAATAAGATTGGACAAGGTGGTTTTGGACCTGTATATAag GGAAAATTAGTGGATGGGCGAGAAATTGCTGTCAAGAGACTTTCAAGTAGCTCTGGACAAGGAATAACCGAGTTCACAACAGAAGTAAAACTGATTGCAAAGCTTCAACACCGAAATCTTGTAAGGCTCCTTGGTTGTTGCTTTCGAGGACAAGAAAAATTACTAGTATATGAATACATGGTTAATGGCAGCCTAGACACCTTCATTTTTG ataaagTAAAAAGTAAATTGCTGGATTGGCCACAGCGCTTCCACATAATATTTGGAATTGCTAGAGGGCTTTTGTATCTCCATCAAGATTCCCAATTAAGGATTATTCATAGAGATCTCAAAGCAAGTAATGTTTTACTTGATGCAAAGTTAAATCCAAAAATATCAGATTTTGGAATGGCTAGAGCGTTTGGAGGagaccaaattgaaggaaacaCAAACAGGGTAGTTGGGACTTA TGGATACATGGCCCCAGAATATGCTGTTGATGGACTATTTTCAATCAAATCGGACGTTTTCAGCTTTGGTATTTTATTGTTGGAGATTATATGTGGGAACAAAAATAGAGCTCTTTGTCATAGAAACCAGACCCTTAACCTGGTTGGTTAT GCATGGACACTTTGGAAAGAGAAAAATGCTTTACAGTTGATTGACTCAAGCATAAAGGACCTATGTGCTATCCCAGAAGCACTGCGATGCATCCATGTTAGTCTCTTGTGCTTGCAACAATACCCGGAGGATAGGCCAACCATGACCTCAGTAATTCAAATGTTAGGGAGTGAGATGGAACTGGTTGAGCCAAAAGAGCCTGGCTTCTTTCCCAGAAGGATTTCGGACGAAGAAAAATTCAGCTCAAATCTAAACCATAAGACTTCAAATGATGAGTTAACCATTACCTCATTAACTGGTCGGTGA